TATAAAAACCTAGAAGGTGTACTATTATATAAGGGCCCTTTAcgtaggaattttatagaaaTTATATAAGAATTTCACAAGAATCAGTTTATGCCCTttttcacacacaaaaaaaaacacaGAAATAAGAAAAAACTCTGCATTTTAAAGGGGGTCTAAATGTGAAAGTTCTGATTTTGACACTAGGATCCTCAACACCGGAAATTTTCGTGCTTCCTAAAAAAAATAAGCTGAGTTTTTAACTTTTTATAAAGTATTTTTGCATTTCAAAGAGGCCTAGATTTTCACGTTGAGCATGGTCACTGACAGTATCCAAATTATGGAAGCACCCTCCAACGCTGCACTCCGCCCCTCCATTCCTGACCCCATCACGCTTGGATACCTCACGGATGACACTCCGTCGTTTGCCAGTTTTATACGTGCTCCTACACAATTGCTATCGCAAACAGTGAGCATTATACGTTTTTGCCATTTTTACTAACATGGCACGCCAGGTGGGCACGTGCAGCATGACAGTGAGACTGAGAAGGCCTACAGAGCATGCGAAATGACATATTTATCTCTGTTGCCTCTCTCCCTCTactcgctgacgcgtgggccccacatgtcagctttGTCTTCAACATCCAGCCATCACCTAGAGAGGGAAGGTGAGGAGCTCGTGCAGTCCCGGCCGCGCTGCTGCCCCTCCTGGACATCCGGCATGACTTGCCGGACCGCTCGCTGTGCCGCGCACCCGTCCATTTAATTTGACCGCGAGGCGCGAGTATGAATCGAGCTACACCAGCACCATGCACGCGATGCGCTGCGATGTCATCCTTCAATGAAGCCGGTCATCCGGAGCACGAAGTCATGGAGATGGCGTAGGTCGCTCGAAGGCGGGTCAACGGACGCCCGCAACGTCCACGTCGCCGactctgcctcctccgaccgccGCCAGCCGACTGATAGCAGCGAATGCACAGGAGCGGTCAGCCTTGGGGCCGAGCATGTCCACGGCCCGAGAGTGCGCTGCGAGCGTGTCGGGTGGCTGCGCCGCCTGCATTGGCATAGGTGACGAGCTAAGCGGCGGCGACTCGTGCGTGTAGCATGTCTCCGCCCACGGCACCTCGAACTCGTCGAGCTCTTCTATCGCCATGGCAGAGATGGTGAATGGGCAGAGCCCAAGAGCACCGAGCGAGTGTGGCAGGAGCCGTACGTATCACGACGGATTTCGATGAGAGCGACCGCGACGTACGCTGGCAGGGCGAACTCCGCACGCCTCGCGAAAGGGACGACGGCGAGTGGGTACGGATCCTGTTGCCGAACAAGCGCGCGGCAGAGCACACGTTTCAGCAAGGCGTGCCGGATGTCGAGGAGGGGCAGCAGCGCGAGTGGGACTGCACGAGTCCCCCCTTCCCTCTCTGCATGGTGATGGCGTGAGGTTGAAGATAAAGTTGACGTGTGGGGTCCACGCATCAACGAGTGGAGAGAGAAGTTGCAGAGGTAAATAGGTCATTTCGCATGCTCGGTAAGCCTTTCCAGGCAGGCTGACCTACCGTATCAGcaaaaaatgataaaaatatACGCTATTTGCGATGGGCGCAAAACGAAAGAGTGTCATACGTAACGACGACAAAAGGTTAAAAATGAGGCTTTTCCCtgtgtgtcattataaaagatcgtaatcccctgtgtgtcccctgaaaaaattcagcggtcttcagcgtcactactctaacttttttcgtgtcctccatgccacttccgtcagtttggactcTAATGCCgtcaactgcaggtgtgaaaagacggaaaatgcccttaagttcaaatatgttattaatttttttgagcatcttagcgacttcaaatgaaaaaactcaaaattagaaatttatagatctcgtcgagatctataattttcatataaaaattattttcatttaattccgcaaaaaaatgatttgatacgattaatatatcttagaaaaatcatattttttttgtggaattaaataaaaaaaattatatgaaaattatagatctcgacgagatctacaactttctagttttgagttttttcatctgaagtcattaagatgctaaaaaaaattaataacatatttgaatttAAGGGCATTTTTATCTTTTCACACCTACAGTTTGACAGCGTTAGAGTCTAaattgacggaagtggcatggaggaaaaaaaaaaaaaaaaagtagtgaGGCTGAAGATCTCTGAATTTTTTCAGAGCGACATGGGGTATAACGGCGCACAGCAAAAAGTCTCGTTAAAAATCCCCCGTCACGCCCGCCCATCTCAAGATCTCAGCCGCCGTCATCTCCCTCGCTCCGCCACTCCCCCACCACCCCACTAAAACCCTAATCCCTCGccgccatggctgctgctgcggcggcggccaccTCGCTCCTCCTACGCCACCACCGCAacccccacctcctcctcctccgcgccATGATCTCCTCCTCACGCGCGCTGCCCCAGCAGCCGGAGCTGTCCCCTGACCCGACCGCCGGCGCCCCCGACCCCGCCCCACTCCCCCCAAACCCCAGCACGGGGAGCCCCTATTACAGCCAGAACTGGCGCAACCCCGCCGCCGCCAACCCGCCCTCCTCGCTTCTGCCCACCGTCGGCAGCCCCTTCGGGGCGCGGCACCGCATGGCTGCCTTCTACGATACGCCCGACGCCGCGGGGCTCAAGGAGACGTTCGCCAAGTATATGGCGGAGCAGCGGTGGGAGGACATGAAGCATCTGTTCGACCACTGGGTGCGCTCCCTCGACGCCACCACGGGGAAGCCCAACCACCCCGACGTCGACCTCTTCAATCACTACCTCCGTGCCAACCTCATGTCGGGGGCCCTGCCGCACGAGATGCTCGATCTCGCTGACCACATGCGCGAGTTCGAGCTCGAGCCCAACACTGCATCGTACAACCTCGTGCTCAAGAGCATGGTAGCTGGGCAGGAGTCCGAGGGCGCCGAGAAGCTCATTGAACGGTTAGTGCGCTATTCTTGTATTGGCGGCATTGTCGTTGCCAAGTGCACTGGATGAGGTATTCTGATTTCTGTTCCGGCACCTAGTTTATTTACTATACTTTTATTAGGTGCGGACCTATAAAACTATATAATGGTATAACCATACAAGTATCTGCTGGGAACCTATGGATTACAGTGTTGATTTATCTTTTGTGATACCAGGATGTGGTTGATTCTGATAACTGTTGCCAAGTCTGATATGATTACTTGTATAGTTACCTGTTTTACTTTGGATATTGGTATGTTATTATAGGCTAATAGATTGATAGCTTGACCTAAGGTACACGGCATGGTCCGCATATAATTTGGATTGACACACATAATGATGGGAAATGGAAATATCGTGATCTCTCATGCTTGATGTCGGCTGGTTTTGCATTTTGTTTTTATGGATGTATGGAGGTTGTTGATCATGAGGTTCTATGAAAACTTGGCTTGCTCAGACTACCTCTATATTATGGATTTGTGATGTGTGGTCGATAGGAACTCTGTATCCTTTACATTACATAGTGTATCCTTACTTATTAAAGCGCCTTTTAGGTTAGGTTTTTAATTCCAGAAACTGGTCTTATCTACACTGCTGTAGTTTACTTCTTAAAGAAATATGTGCAGCATTGATATAACAAAGGTAATATTGGAAAAGTTTTTTATGCACATTAAATTTCTTGTAttcgaagggcgggcctggtgcaagcggtagagtcttaccgcctgtgaccggtaAGGTCCGGGGTTCGAGTcagcggtctcctcgcattgcacaggcgagggtaaggcttgccactaacacccttccccagaccccgcacagagcagggagctctctgcactgggtacgcccctttaaATTTCTTGTATTCCTAACAACCTATACTATAATTTGTACCAAAACTTGTTGTTTCAAGGTCACTTTGTGACTCTACTACATTACATTTGACTATGAAATGATTCTCTATTTGTTGAAATCAGGATGCTGCAAACAGGAACATTTCCAGATGATGAATCCTACAATTTGGTTGTAGGCCTGCTTATTAGACAGAACCTTGTTGACTCATCTCTGAAGTATTTGGATCTGATTCTTAAATCAGGCTACACGCTATCACTAACTGTTTACACTGATTATATCCGAGCATGTATGAGATCCGGGAGGTTGGACACGTTGGCATCAATTATAGAGAAATGCAAGGTACATATTCTTGGAATGCTTAATCTAGTGGACCTGAGTTATTTGGGATTGTTAATTGCAGCTGGTCTCAGTTCTCAGTGTTATTTTTTTGGTTATGCACCTTTGAACCTTTGGCATTCTCATTTTTGGAATATAACCTTTTGCATGTTTATGTCAACTTGAAAAGTATCTGTCTGCCTTGTTTATGATGCTGTCTTTTTTTTTGTTCCAGACAACTGATAAGAACAAAGTTTTGTGTCCACAATGGGCCTGGTGCATTGACATAGCAGAAGCTGCATTTGAAGCTAACAATAGCAAATTATCTCTTTTTGCTTTGGAATTTCTTGCAAGATGGATTGCTCGTGGTGAGAATGTTCAACCTCCTGTTCAGCTGTCAGTTAATGAAGGTCTTGTAATATCAGCTCTGAGTGCTGCTGGCAGAACTTTTAGTACTGACCTCTTGAATGCTGCTTGGTCGCTATTACGGAAGTCCCTGCGCCAGAAAAGGGCACCCACCCCAGAGACATATCTTGCCAAG
Above is a genomic segment from Miscanthus floridulus cultivar M001 chromosome 3, ASM1932011v1, whole genome shotgun sequence containing:
- the LOC136547132 gene encoding pentatricopeptide repeat-containing protein At1g26460, mitochondrial — its product is MAAAAAAATSLLLRHHRNPHLLLLRAMISSSRALPQQPELSPDPTAGAPDPAPLPPNPSTGSPYYSQNWRNPAAANPPSSLLPTVGSPFGARHRMAAFYDTPDAAGLKETFAKYMAEQRWEDMKHLFDHWVRSLDATTGKPNHPDVDLFNHYLRANLMSGALPHEMLDLADHMREFELEPNTASYNLVLKSMVAGQESEGAEKLIERMLQTGTFPDDESYNLVVGLLIRQNLVDSSLKYLDLILKSGYTLSLTVYTDYIRACMRSGRLDTLASIIEKCKTTDKNKVLCPQWAWCIDIAEAAFEANNSKLSLFALEFLARWIARGENVQPPVQLSVNEGLVISALSAAGRTFSTDLLNAAWSLLRKSLRQKRAPTPETYLAKIYAHSSIGQLQRAFGTLREFENAYGNSEDIDLELFSPFTSLHPLVVACCKDGFSTLDSVYVQLENLSRADPPYKSVAALNCVILGCANIWDINRAYETFVAIKEKFELTPDIHSYNALLCAFGKLKQTGEACNVFQHVLTLGVKPNATTYSLLVDAHLANKDPKAALAIIDEMVDAGFTPSKDTLRKVRRRCSRESDFDSDERVQSLAKQFNYRMGGENRREMLYSIEYNPVY